One window from the genome of Populus alba chromosome 15, ASM523922v2, whole genome shotgun sequence encodes:
- the LOC118057571 gene encoding conserved oligomeric Golgi complex subunit 2, with protein MAVDPIQTPPPPPPRSNTYLFSDPLDSHPLWFKPDLFLSPNFDSDSYISELRTFVPFDTLRSELQAHLTSLNHELIDLINRDYADFVNLSTKLVDVDSAVVRMRAPLLELREKIEGFRGSVESSLVALKNGLEQRSEAAATREVLELLLDTFHVVSKVEKLIKELPSVPADWSNGDVNLAEKNVVSNGSIENGTNVRETQSMLLERIASEMNRLKFYIAHAQNLPFIQNMEKRIQSASLLLDASLGHCFVDGLEHRDESVIYNCLRAYAAIDNTSSAEEIFRTTVVAPLVQKIIPHGPSGVAVGTSGDGLENDYQEIKTCINKDCKFLLEISSAENSGLHVFDFLANSILKEVLSAIQKGKPGAFSPGRPTEFLINYKSSLDFLAHLEGYCPSRSSVTKFRAEAIYNEFMKQWNVGVYFSLRFQEIAGALESALAATSLIPVHNSHSGHWNSQDLTLKQSITLLESLRSCWREDVLIFSCADKFLRLTLQLLSRFSNWLSSGLDARKTGNTSSNSGYEWAASAVPSDFLYIIHDINCLVTEVCGGYLDDVLQLLSSCSIDILDLVKQSILQGGKSLHGLTPLVINAITESLVDEAVKGLKDVKAIATTFRMTNKPIPTRHSLYVSGLLTPLKKDFLDTEKHSPYLTKETMNELRHGAATAITGRYYDMVADIVSVARKTESSLQRLKKGAQRRTGVSSDVSDPTVSDTDKLCMQYFLDIQEYGRNLSTLGVDAKEIPAYQSLWQCVAPLDRQNVIHL; from the exons ATGGCAGTGGATCCGATCCAAACACCACCACCGCCACCTCCAAGATCCAATACCTATCTCTTCTCGGACCCACTAGATTCCCACCCGTTATGGTTCAAACCGGACCTTTTCCTCTCTCCAAATTTTGACTCCGACTCTTACATTTCGGAGCTCCGAACTTTTGTCCCATTCGACACTCTTCGATCGGAACTCCAAGCACACTTAACTTCCCTAAACCACGAACTAATTGATTTAATCAACCGTGATTACGcggattttgttaatttaagtaCCAAACTTGTTGATGTGGACTCTGCTGTCGTTCGGATGCGGGCTCCGTTATTGGAGCTCCGAGAGAAGATTGAAGGGTTTAGAGGGAGTGTGGAGTCGTCTCTTGTGGCTTTGAAGAACGGATTGGAGCAGAGATCGGAGGCGGCGGCCACTAGAGAGGTTTTGGAGTTGCTGTTGGATACGTTTCATGTTGTTTCTAAG GTTGAGAAATTGATAAAGGAGCTACCTAGTGTTCCTGCTGATTGGTCGAATGGAGATGTGAATTTGGCGGAAAAGAATGTTGTGAGCAATGGCAGCATTGAGAATGGAACGAATGTGAGAGAGACTCAAAGCATGCTTTTGGAGAGAATTGCCAGCGAGATGAATCGACTTAAGTTCTACATTGCTCATGCACAG AACCTCCCTTTCATTCAGAACATGGAGAAGAGGATTCAAAGTGCGAGCCTATTGTTGGACGCCAGTTTGGGACATTGTTTTGTAGATGGGCTGGAGCACCGGGATGAAAGTGTAATCTATAATTGTTTACGTGCATATGCTGCTATTGATAACACCAGCAGCGCAGAAGAAATCTTCCGCACGACTGTTGTGGCTCCATTAGTACAGAAGATCATTCCACATGGACCATCAGGAGTGGCTGTTGGGACATCTGGAGATGGACTTGAAAATGATTATCAAGAAATCAAGACATGCATCAACAAGGACTGTAAATTCCTTTTGGAAATATCTTCTGCAG aaAATTCGGGGTTGCATGTTTTTGACTTCTTGGCTAATTCAATTCTGAAAGAGGTTCTCTCTGCAATTCAAAAGGGAAAACCGGGTGCTTTTTCCCCTGGAAGACCAACTGAATTCTTGATAAATTACAAATCAAGTCTAGACTTCTTGGCTCATCTTGAAG GCTATTGTCCATCCAGATCTTCTGTTACTAAATTTCGAGCTGAAGCCATCTACAATGAGTTCATGAAGCAATGGAATGTTGGGGTTTATTTCTCTTTGAG GTTCCAGGAAATAGCTGGTGCTCTGGAATCTGCACTTGCAGCAACCAGTCTTATTCCAGTTCACAATTCACATTCTGGCCACTGGAATTCCCaagatttaacattaaaacaaaGTATCACTCTTTTGGAGAGCCTGAGATCTTGCTGGAGAGAAGATGTTCTCATTTTCTCATGTGCTGACAAGTTTCTTCGCTTAACATTGCAGCTTCTTTCAAG ATTCTCAAATTGGTTGTCATCTGGTCTGGATGCTCGTAAGACGGGTAATACCAGCTCCAACTCTGGATATGAATGGGCAGCTTCAGCTGTTCCCAGTGATTTTCTCTAT ATTATTCATGATATAAATTGTCTGGTCACAGAGGTTTGTGGAGGTTACCTTGATGATGTACTTCAGCTTCTATCTTCATGTTCCATTGACATACTTGATCTAGTAAAACAAAGCATTTTACAAGGTGGGAAGTCATTACATGGTTTAACACCTCTAGTTATCAATGCAATCACAGAGTCACTGGTTGATGAGGCTGTTAAG GGCTTGAAAGACGTGAAGGCAATTGCTACGACTTTCAGGATGACTAATAAGCCTATTCCTACCAGACATTCACTCTACGTATCAGGATTGTTAACTCCATTAAAAAAG GATTTTCTGGATACAGAGAAACATAGCCCATATTTGACTAAGGAGACTATGAATGAGTTACGGCATGGTGCTGCTACTGCAATTACTGGTCGTTATTATGACATGGTTGCTGACATCGTCAGTGTG GCTAGGAAGACAGAATCTTCACTCCAGAGATTAAAGAAGGGTGCCCAAAGACGAACTGGAGTAAGCTCAGATGTCTCAGACCCCACCGTATCTGATACTGACAAGCTATGTATGCAATATTTCCTTGATATTCAG GAGTATGGACGCAACCTCTCCACCCTTGGGGTTGATGCAAAAGAAATTCCAGCTTATCAATCCTTGTGGCAATGTGTCGCTCCTCTAGATAGACAAAATGTGATTCATTTGTGA